A region of the Nevskiales bacterium genome:
CCGCAGGCGTGCAGGGCGGACCGCCGCTCGCGGTCACGCGCCGCCGTGCCGGCGAGCTGCCGCTCGAGCTCGTGCTCGACGACAGCCACTCCATGCTGCCCGAGCGCAAGCTGTCGAGCGCGCGGCGCTGGACCCTCACGGCGCGTATCGCCCGCCAGGGCAGCGCCGAAACGCGCAGCGGAGACCTGCTAGCGGAGCAGGCCGTGACCCGAGAACAGTTGCGGGAACCCGTGCGTCTGACCATCGATCGCACGGTGCCCTGACGCGCGATCGCCCGTTGCGCAGGGTCAATTCTTGTCAGCGTATATAAAAGGCGCTAGTGTCCGCGCTTGAGCCGCACCCCGGTCAGTTTCCTTATAAA
Encoded here:
- a CDS encoding c-type cytochrome biogenesis protein CcmI, coding for AAPTAFGIPIRVELDPRLAARVSADMPLFVYARAAGVQGGPPLAVTRRRAGELPLELVLDDSHSMLPERKLSSARRWTLTARIARQGSAETRSGDLLAEQAVTREQLREPVRLTIDRTVP